A region of Coccinella septempunctata chromosome 5, icCocSept1.1, whole genome shotgun sequence DNA encodes the following proteins:
- the LOC123314594 gene encoding GATOR complex protein Iml1 isoform X4 — protein MKLFRLFVHQKNFSEEDLIINPKDLPEAKKGDIVEIYHPPPESDKTKENEEENPRLLLQIKTLSEDLLPTKGVAKDTLSVEQSIATTFGLKIYKTVSVRIVNPADVALDSIELTFKDQYMGRSEMWRLKNYLKDTCMYMNKKLEFCGGAIRCQVYEMWAQGERVACGVLTEDTKIVFRSSTSMVYLFLQMSSEMWDFDIYGDLYYEKAVHGFLADLFAKWKKHGSNHEVTIVLFSRTFYEATSLEEFPQHMRECLQKDYKGRFYEDFYRVAVQNEKYDDWCGILVQLRKIFSEYLKIVLEYHSRPDVTIPPATNSTAAQGNFLEVLNMSLNVFEKHYLDRSFDRTGQLSVVVTPGVGVFEVDRELTNITKQRIIDNGVGSDLVCVGEQPLHAVPLLKFHNKDAHKNVPDDYSMPHWINLSFYSSNKKIPHSNFVPRIKLPPISKTKTKVVPEDEYIHKSFFDYDAYDAQIFQQPPAHSISEVHTVQSKLSYRYKRSSGSLLNDEEAAKFKRKLSDPDMQQKGSSINRSEPIAIPPALTSPVISPPNEMDRDKEISPPIRMVVGSEGSPPLESKALINPFDPTHVTIKLTSNRRRWTHIFPKGPTGVLIQQHHYQAVPAQPQEDKPKTATDNSSFCMTEALHEYLKKKPNISTPGNNTSGPSKNPSKSTLLWGATGEQEWTPALTTVNEVLIGVDWKSLTIPACLPITTDYFPDERALNLDYVVSLYSLVPDSVSADFAQQRPTYRKLLTTEEVFRELISQRLAQGFQLIVMENNEKSNNSLACKQSVVRTTTTENENSYFLSIGRLFHKIYLSGNAIFVTRYRPRHPYPGFKYQYRYRFHAPHHDKYEESYALFTTEKLEHYNWNYLDHYICTGGDSEFVLVEALKYWRFRVYLVPANNPATKKIIEGHPHFNIYTLPTATDYQNMVEGFLKFLETAINKIKRTQICKKPRNMNSSPFRERMDSNRMPDRPRLRSGSKVDRSRTATVAQDTGTSESQGVDVFSEESSSNSCPVLKSSASNQEILEAMKHPLNGVSFINMQQNLPSYTFVAAEAVTWLITHMEGSINVEKAVQIMQGLHSENIICHASGNRGKMFEFGFYLFYICGLNDKEDKDAFQPNGDLTTFENEWLEVEIKSALHWGIQQTPTNLSPTLYTTGEYGVPHFLCEDINVDYAEEDIKGPLFRRMRLETDVSNKSDRVEWGHVKYQTVFRPDQAYEFIIEWLTSSGSIIAELLNSWNRKAQSCGLQMIPIPHDPLALPYSDKSDPLRGPIYIPLNTNCLQKDDQLFKDFPEDTAAERLFLFQEAIVQRFGFLNCHSETTNSSSSSSREHHYVHCTGAVFVLFSCTSTRSRSRVTSMSKGRASGRYSVHADIVPSPHEAYITRHVSGKNKDDYDNSRKLGYLWSWNHMVSKRWRSNQAVDNNYLTRMLKDFREFCSNVDNRLQAFLDECWEVKVAASAKNISL, from the exons atgaaattatttcgcTTATTTGTTCATCAAAAAAACTTTAGTG AGGAAGACCTAATCATAAATCCAAAAGATCTTCCGGAAGCCAAAAAAGGTGATATTGTGGAAATATATCATCCACCACCAGAAAGTgataaaacgaaagaaaatgaAGAGGAGAACCCCAGATTACTTTTACAAATCAAAACGTTATCTGAAGATTTATTACCCACCAAAGGAGTCGCTAAGG ATACTTTGAGTGTGGAGCAAAGTATAGCAACAACATTTGGCTTGAAAATTTATAAAACTGTTTCTGTAAGAATTGTCAATCCAGCTGATGTAGCCTTAGATTCTATTGAATTGACTTTCAAAGATCAATATATGGGGAGGTCAGAGATGTGGAGACTGAAGAATTATTTG AAAGATACCTGCATgtacatgaataaaaaattagaattttgcGGTGGAGCCATTCGGTGCCAAGTGTATGAAATGTGGGCACAGGGTGAAAGGGTAGCTTGTGGAGTTCTCACTGAAGATACCAAAATTGTTTTTCGATCATCAACTTCAATGGTGTACCTTTTCCTACAAATGTCATCTGAAATGTGGGATTTTGATATCTATGGGGACCTTTATTATGAGAAGGCAGTGCATGGATTTTTGGCTGATTTGTTTGCTAAGTGGAAAAAACACGGCAGTAATCACGAGGTTACCATTGTTTTATTTTCAAGAACATTTTATGAGGCAACAAGCTTAGAAGAATTTCCCCAGCATATGCGAGAATGCTTACAGAAAGACTACAAGGGTCGATTCTATGAAGATTTTTATCG TGTGGctgttcaaaatgaaaaatatgatgatTGGTGTGGAATTTTGGTCCAGTtgaggaaaatattttctgagtatttgaaaattgttctaGAGTATCATTCCAGACCTGATGTAACTATACCTCCAGCGACAAATAGCACTGCTGCTCAAGGCAATTTTCTTGAAGTGCTCAATATGTCTCTTAATG TGTTTGAAAAACATTATCTTGACAGAAGTTTCGATAGAACTGGGCAATTGAGTGTTGTCGTAACACCAGGTGTTGGAGTTTTTGAAGTAGATAGGGAACTCACAAATATAACTAAACAAAGAATAATTGATAATGGTGTTGGAAGTGATCTTGTTTGTGTAGGAGAACAACCGTTACATGCAGTTCCACTCTTGAAG TTTCACAATAAAGATGCACACAAAAATGTACCCGATGATTACTCAATGCCTCACTGGATAAACCTTTCTTTCTATTCATCGAACAAGAAAATTCCGCATTCAAATTTTGTGCCTCGAATCAAGTTACCTCCTATTTCGAAAACCAAAACAAAAGTCGTGCCGGAGGATGAATATATTCACAAATCCTTTTTTGACTACGATGCCTATGACGCTCAGATATTTCAACAGCCACCTGCTCATTCTATTTCTGAAGTACA TACTGTTCAGAGTAAACTGAGCTATCGCTATAAACGTAGTTCTGGCAGTTTATTGAATGATGAAGAAGCTGCCAAATTCAAACGTAAGTTGTCAGATCCCGACATGCAGCAAAAAGGTAGCTCAATAAACAGGTCAGAACCAATAGCGATACCTCCAGCTCTTACAAGTCCTGTTATTTCTCCACCAAACGAAA tgGATAGAGATAAAGAAATATCTCCACCTATTCGTATGGTGGTAGGTTCCGAAGGATCTCCACCGCTTGAATCTAAAGCACTCATCAACCCTTTCGATCCAACACACGTTACGATAAAGTTAACGTCGAACCGTAGAAGATGGACTCATATATTTCCCAAAG gGCCTACTGGTGTTCTCATACAGCAACATCACTATCAAGCGGTTCCAGCTCAACCGCAAGAAGATAAGCCAAAAACTGCTACTGATAATTCATCTTTTTGTATGACTGAAGCTTTGCATGAAT ATCTCAAAAAAAAACCGAATATTTCAACCCCAGGAAATAATACCTCCGGGCCATCAAAAAACCCAAGCAAAAGCACACTTCTTTGGGGTGCAACAGGGGAGCAAGAGTGGACCCCTGCATTAACCACAG TCAATGAAGTGCTCATAG GTGTGGATTGGAAATCTCTCACTATCCCAGCATGTTTGCCAATAACAACAGATTACTTTCCGGATGAGAGAGCTTTGAACCTAGATTACGTTGTTTCGCTGTATAGCTTAGTGCCAGATAGTGTGTCTGCCGATTTCGCTCAGCAGAGGCCTACATATAGAAAGCTCTTGACTACAGAAGAAGTATTCAGGGAATTAATCTCTCAAAGATTGGCCCAAGGTTTCCAATTGATAGTTATGGAAAATAATGAGAAATCCAATAATTCGCTGGCTTGCAAACAAAGTGTTGTTAGAACAACCACAACGGAAAATGAAAATTCTTACTTTTTGTCCATTGGTAGACTTTTCCACAAAATATATCTATCAGGAAATGCTATATTCGTCACTAGATATAGACCCAG GCATCCCTATCCAGGTTTTAAATATCAATATAGGTACAGATTTCACGCTCCACATCATGATAAATATGAAGAATCCTACGCCTTGTTCACAACCGAGAAGTTGGAACATTATAATTGGAACTACTTGGATCATTACATCTGCACAGGAGGAGATTCTGAGTTTGTTTTAGTGGAAGCTTTGAAATATTGGAG ATTTAGAGTTTACCTCGTACCGGCCAATAATCCagcaacgaaaaaaattatcgaaGGACATCCCCATTTCAATATTTACACCTTACCCACCGCCACAGACTATCAAAATATGGTAGAGGGTTTCTTGAAGTTCCTTGAAACAgccataaataaaataaaaaggaCGCAAATTTGCAAAAAACCAAGG AATATGAACAGTTCCCCTTTCCGTGAACGTATGGACAGTAACCGGATGCCTGATAGACCTCGGCTCAG ATCTGGATCGAAAGTAGATCGTAGCAGAACAGCCACAGTGGCCCAAGATACCGGTACCTCAGAATCACAGGGGGTCGATGTTTTCTCAGAAGAAAG CTCATCCAATTCCTGTCCGGTTCTGAAGTCGTCCGCTTCAAATCAAGAAATCCTCGAAGCCATGAAACATCCTTTAAACGGAGTATCTTTCATCAACATGCAGCAGAACCTACCGAGTTATACATTTGTAGCAGCTGAAGCTGTTACATGGCTGATAACTCACATGGAGGGTTCGATAAACGTTGAGAAGGCAGTTCAGATCATGCAGGGTCTTCATAGTGAGAATATCATTTGCCACGCATCAGGAAATAGGGGAAAGATGTTCGAGTTTGGTTTTTATCTCTTTTATATTTGTGGTCTCAATGATAAAG AGGATAAAGATGCTTTTCAACCGAATGGAGACCTCACCACTTTTGAGAATGAGTGGTTGGAGGTGGAGATCAAATCGGCCTTGCATTGGGGCATACAACAGACGCCGACGAATCTGAGCCCTACTCTCTACACCACTGGTGAATATGGGGTACCACACTTCTTGTGCGAGGACATCAACGTGGATTATGCGGAGGAAGACATAAAAG GCCCACTCTTCAGAAGGATGAGATTGGAAACTGACGTGTCGAATAAAAGTGATAGAGTTGAATGGGGGCATGTTAAGTATCAAACTGTCTTCAGGCCTGATCAAGCATATGAATTCATAATAGAATGGTTGACATCTTCCGGTTCTATCATAGCAGAACTT TTGAATAGTTGGAATCGTAAAGCTCAGAGTTGTGGTCTACAAATGATACCTATTCCTCATGATCCATTGGCGCTCCCTTATTCTGACAAATCTGATCCGTTGAGAGGGCCTATATATATTCCATTAAATACAAACTGTCTTCAGAAAGACGATCAGCTCTTTAAAG ATTTTCCAGAAGATACAGCCGCAGAACGATTATTCCTTTTCCAAGAAGCTATTGTGCAACGGTTCGGTTTCTTGAATTGCCATTCTGAAACCACCAATTCTAGTAGTTCATCATCCAGAGAGCATCACTACGTGCATTGCACAGGGGcagtttttgttttgttctcgTGTACATCGACCAGATCTAGGAGCAGAGTTACCTCCATGAGCAAAGGTAGAGCCAGTGGTAGATATTCCGTACATGCAGATATAGTACCCAGTCCCCATGAGGCGTACATCACGAGACATGTGAGCGGAAAGAATAAAGACGACTATGATAACTCTAGAAAA TTGGGGTACCTATGGTCCTGGAACCATATGGTTAGTAAGAGATGGCGCTCAAACCAGGCTGTTGATAATAATTATCTTACAAGGATGCTGAAGGATTTCAGGGAGTTCTGTTCGAACGTAGACAATAGACTGCAAGCATTTTTGGATGAATGTTGGGAAGTAAAAGTGGCAGCTTCTGCGAAAAATATCTCACTTTGA
- the LOC123314594 gene encoding GATOR complex protein Iml1 isoform X3 — protein MKLFRLFVHQKNFSEEDLIINPKDLPEAKKGDIVEIYHPPPESDKTKENEEENPRLLLQIKTLSEDLLPTKGVAKDTLSVEQSIATTFGLKIYKTVSVRIVNPADVALDSIELTFKDQYMGRSEMWRLKNYLKDTCMYMNKKLEFCGGAIRCQVYEMWAQGERVACGVLTEDTKIVFRSSTSMVYLFLQMSSEMWDFDIYGDLYYEKAVHGFLADLFAKWKKHGSNHEVTIVLFSRTFYEATSLEEFPQHMRECLQKDYKGRFYEDFYRVAVQNEKYDDWCGILVQLRKIFSEYLKIVLEYHSRPDVTIPPATNSTAAQGNFLEVLNMSLNVFEKHYLDRSFDRTGQLSVVVTPGVGVFEVDRELTNITKQRIIDNGVGSDLVCVGEQPLHAVPLLKFHNKDAHKNVPDDYSMPHWINLSFYSSNKKIPHSNFVPRIKLPPISKTKTKVVPEDEYIHKSFFDYDAYDAQIFQQPPAHSISEVHTVQSKLSYRYKRSSGSLLNDEEAAKFKRKLSDPDMQQKGSSINRSEPIAIPPALTSPVISPPNEMDRDKEISPPIRMVVGSEGSPPLESKALINPFDPTHVTIKLTSNRRRWTHIFPKGPTGVLIQQHHYQAVPAQPQEDKPKTATDNSSFCMTEALHEYLKKKPNISTPGNNTSGPSKNPSKSTLLWGATGEQEWTPALTTVNEVLIGVDWKSLTIPACLPITTDYFPDERALNLDYVVSLYSLVPDSVSADFAQQRPTYRKLLTTEEVFRELISQRLAQGFQLIVMENNEKSNNSLACKQSVVRTTTTENENSYFLSIGRLFHKIYLSGNAIFVTRYRPRHPYPGFKYQYRYRFHAPHHDKYEESYALFTTEKLEHYNWNYLDHYICTGGDSEFVLVEALKYWRFRVYLVPANNPATKKIIEGHPHFNIYTLPTATDYQNMVEGFLKFLETAINKIKRTQICKKPRMSLNITNNAPLLQPRRNSMSNFLQTTSRSGDRFVPTSFRSGSKVDRSRTATVAQDTGTSESQGVDVFSEESSSNSCPVLKSSASNQEILEAMKHPLNGVSFINMQQNLPSYTFVAAEAVTWLITHMEGSINVEKAVQIMQGLHSENIICHASGNRGKMFEFGFYLFYICGLNDKEDKDAFQPNGDLTTFENEWLEVEIKSALHWGIQQTPTNLSPTLYTTGEYGVPHFLCEDINVDYAEEDIKGPLFRRMRLETDVSNKSDRVEWGHVKYQTVFRPDQAYEFIIEWLTSSGSIIAELLNSWNRKAQSCGLQMIPIPHDPLALPYSDKSDPLRGPIYIPLNTNCLQKDDQLFKDFPEDTAAERLFLFQEAIVQRFGFLNCHSETTNSSSSSSREHHYVHCTGAVFVLFSCTSTRSRSRVTSMSKGRASGRYSVHADIVPSPHEAYITRHVSGKNKDDYDNSRKLGYLWSWNHMVSKRWRSNQAVDNNYLTRMLKDFREFCSNVDNRLQAFLDECWEVKVAASAKNISL, from the exons atgaaattatttcgcTTATTTGTTCATCAAAAAAACTTTAGTG AGGAAGACCTAATCATAAATCCAAAAGATCTTCCGGAAGCCAAAAAAGGTGATATTGTGGAAATATATCATCCACCACCAGAAAGTgataaaacgaaagaaaatgaAGAGGAGAACCCCAGATTACTTTTACAAATCAAAACGTTATCTGAAGATTTATTACCCACCAAAGGAGTCGCTAAGG ATACTTTGAGTGTGGAGCAAAGTATAGCAACAACATTTGGCTTGAAAATTTATAAAACTGTTTCTGTAAGAATTGTCAATCCAGCTGATGTAGCCTTAGATTCTATTGAATTGACTTTCAAAGATCAATATATGGGGAGGTCAGAGATGTGGAGACTGAAGAATTATTTG AAAGATACCTGCATgtacatgaataaaaaattagaattttgcGGTGGAGCCATTCGGTGCCAAGTGTATGAAATGTGGGCACAGGGTGAAAGGGTAGCTTGTGGAGTTCTCACTGAAGATACCAAAATTGTTTTTCGATCATCAACTTCAATGGTGTACCTTTTCCTACAAATGTCATCTGAAATGTGGGATTTTGATATCTATGGGGACCTTTATTATGAGAAGGCAGTGCATGGATTTTTGGCTGATTTGTTTGCTAAGTGGAAAAAACACGGCAGTAATCACGAGGTTACCATTGTTTTATTTTCAAGAACATTTTATGAGGCAACAAGCTTAGAAGAATTTCCCCAGCATATGCGAGAATGCTTACAGAAAGACTACAAGGGTCGATTCTATGAAGATTTTTATCG TGTGGctgttcaaaatgaaaaatatgatgatTGGTGTGGAATTTTGGTCCAGTtgaggaaaatattttctgagtatttgaaaattgttctaGAGTATCATTCCAGACCTGATGTAACTATACCTCCAGCGACAAATAGCACTGCTGCTCAAGGCAATTTTCTTGAAGTGCTCAATATGTCTCTTAATG TGTTTGAAAAACATTATCTTGACAGAAGTTTCGATAGAACTGGGCAATTGAGTGTTGTCGTAACACCAGGTGTTGGAGTTTTTGAAGTAGATAGGGAACTCACAAATATAACTAAACAAAGAATAATTGATAATGGTGTTGGAAGTGATCTTGTTTGTGTAGGAGAACAACCGTTACATGCAGTTCCACTCTTGAAG TTTCACAATAAAGATGCACACAAAAATGTACCCGATGATTACTCAATGCCTCACTGGATAAACCTTTCTTTCTATTCATCGAACAAGAAAATTCCGCATTCAAATTTTGTGCCTCGAATCAAGTTACCTCCTATTTCGAAAACCAAAACAAAAGTCGTGCCGGAGGATGAATATATTCACAAATCCTTTTTTGACTACGATGCCTATGACGCTCAGATATTTCAACAGCCACCTGCTCATTCTATTTCTGAAGTACA TACTGTTCAGAGTAAACTGAGCTATCGCTATAAACGTAGTTCTGGCAGTTTATTGAATGATGAAGAAGCTGCCAAATTCAAACGTAAGTTGTCAGATCCCGACATGCAGCAAAAAGGTAGCTCAATAAACAGGTCAGAACCAATAGCGATACCTCCAGCTCTTACAAGTCCTGTTATTTCTCCACCAAACGAAA tgGATAGAGATAAAGAAATATCTCCACCTATTCGTATGGTGGTAGGTTCCGAAGGATCTCCACCGCTTGAATCTAAAGCACTCATCAACCCTTTCGATCCAACACACGTTACGATAAAGTTAACGTCGAACCGTAGAAGATGGACTCATATATTTCCCAAAG gGCCTACTGGTGTTCTCATACAGCAACATCACTATCAAGCGGTTCCAGCTCAACCGCAAGAAGATAAGCCAAAAACTGCTACTGATAATTCATCTTTTTGTATGACTGAAGCTTTGCATGAAT ATCTCAAAAAAAAACCGAATATTTCAACCCCAGGAAATAATACCTCCGGGCCATCAAAAAACCCAAGCAAAAGCACACTTCTTTGGGGTGCAACAGGGGAGCAAGAGTGGACCCCTGCATTAACCACAG TCAATGAAGTGCTCATAG GTGTGGATTGGAAATCTCTCACTATCCCAGCATGTTTGCCAATAACAACAGATTACTTTCCGGATGAGAGAGCTTTGAACCTAGATTACGTTGTTTCGCTGTATAGCTTAGTGCCAGATAGTGTGTCTGCCGATTTCGCTCAGCAGAGGCCTACATATAGAAAGCTCTTGACTACAGAAGAAGTATTCAGGGAATTAATCTCTCAAAGATTGGCCCAAGGTTTCCAATTGATAGTTATGGAAAATAATGAGAAATCCAATAATTCGCTGGCTTGCAAACAAAGTGTTGTTAGAACAACCACAACGGAAAATGAAAATTCTTACTTTTTGTCCATTGGTAGACTTTTCCACAAAATATATCTATCAGGAAATGCTATATTCGTCACTAGATATAGACCCAG GCATCCCTATCCAGGTTTTAAATATCAATATAGGTACAGATTTCACGCTCCACATCATGATAAATATGAAGAATCCTACGCCTTGTTCACAACCGAGAAGTTGGAACATTATAATTGGAACTACTTGGATCATTACATCTGCACAGGAGGAGATTCTGAGTTTGTTTTAGTGGAAGCTTTGAAATATTGGAG ATTTAGAGTTTACCTCGTACCGGCCAATAATCCagcaacgaaaaaaattatcgaaGGACATCCCCATTTCAATATTTACACCTTACCCACCGCCACAGACTATCAAAATATGGTAGAGGGTTTCTTGAAGTTCCTTGAAACAgccataaataaaataaaaaggaCGCAAATTTGCAAAAAACCAAGG ATGTCTTTGAACATAACAAACAACGCACCTCTTCTCCAACCAAGACGCAATAGTATGAGCAATTTCTTACAG ACTACATCACGATCTGGTGATAGATTTGTACCGACATCTTTTAG ATCTGGATCGAAAGTAGATCGTAGCAGAACAGCCACAGTGGCCCAAGATACCGGTACCTCAGAATCACAGGGGGTCGATGTTTTCTCAGAAGAAAG CTCATCCAATTCCTGTCCGGTTCTGAAGTCGTCCGCTTCAAATCAAGAAATCCTCGAAGCCATGAAACATCCTTTAAACGGAGTATCTTTCATCAACATGCAGCAGAACCTACCGAGTTATACATTTGTAGCAGCTGAAGCTGTTACATGGCTGATAACTCACATGGAGGGTTCGATAAACGTTGAGAAGGCAGTTCAGATCATGCAGGGTCTTCATAGTGAGAATATCATTTGCCACGCATCAGGAAATAGGGGAAAGATGTTCGAGTTTGGTTTTTATCTCTTTTATATTTGTGGTCTCAATGATAAAG AGGATAAAGATGCTTTTCAACCGAATGGAGACCTCACCACTTTTGAGAATGAGTGGTTGGAGGTGGAGATCAAATCGGCCTTGCATTGGGGCATACAACAGACGCCGACGAATCTGAGCCCTACTCTCTACACCACTGGTGAATATGGGGTACCACACTTCTTGTGCGAGGACATCAACGTGGATTATGCGGAGGAAGACATAAAAG GCCCACTCTTCAGAAGGATGAGATTGGAAACTGACGTGTCGAATAAAAGTGATAGAGTTGAATGGGGGCATGTTAAGTATCAAACTGTCTTCAGGCCTGATCAAGCATATGAATTCATAATAGAATGGTTGACATCTTCCGGTTCTATCATAGCAGAACTT TTGAATAGTTGGAATCGTAAAGCTCAGAGTTGTGGTCTACAAATGATACCTATTCCTCATGATCCATTGGCGCTCCCTTATTCTGACAAATCTGATCCGTTGAGAGGGCCTATATATATTCCATTAAATACAAACTGTCTTCAGAAAGACGATCAGCTCTTTAAAG ATTTTCCAGAAGATACAGCCGCAGAACGATTATTCCTTTTCCAAGAAGCTATTGTGCAACGGTTCGGTTTCTTGAATTGCCATTCTGAAACCACCAATTCTAGTAGTTCATCATCCAGAGAGCATCACTACGTGCATTGCACAGGGGcagtttttgttttgttctcgTGTACATCGACCAGATCTAGGAGCAGAGTTACCTCCATGAGCAAAGGTAGAGCCAGTGGTAGATATTCCGTACATGCAGATATAGTACCCAGTCCCCATGAGGCGTACATCACGAGACATGTGAGCGGAAAGAATAAAGACGACTATGATAACTCTAGAAAA TTGGGGTACCTATGGTCCTGGAACCATATGGTTAGTAAGAGATGGCGCTCAAACCAGGCTGTTGATAATAATTATCTTACAAGGATGCTGAAGGATTTCAGGGAGTTCTGTTCGAACGTAGACAATAGACTGCAAGCATTTTTGGATGAATGTTGGGAAGTAAAAGTGGCAGCTTCTGCGAAAAATATCTCACTTTGA